A genomic region of Trifolium pratense cultivar HEN17-A07 linkage group LG3, ARS_RC_1.1, whole genome shotgun sequence contains the following coding sequences:
- the LOC123913684 gene encoding peptidyl-tRNA hydrolase 2, mitochondrial, with amino-acid sequence MEMSWLSAILVGAGYLALGFFIGSHYHPRFPLSRKFSLSKDKEEDASLLNDNDNNNGKHKKNTKSKVKDPLEIEQLADILDDFKMILVVRNDLKMGKGKIAAQCSHATLGLYKKVLYRAPKALNRWEMSAQPKVVVKIESEEDMLALQARAKSLKLPTHITIDAGRTQIAPNSRTVMAILGPVEVVDEVTGGLKLL; translated from the exons ATGGAAATGTCATGGTTAAGTGCAATTTTGGTCGGTGCTGGTTATCTTGCTTTGGGTTTCTTCATTGGTTCTCACTATCATCCTCGTTTCCCTTTATctcgcaaattttcattatctAAAGACAAAGAAGAAGATGCTTCACTTCTCAATGATAATGATAACAACAACGGTAAGCACAAGAAGAACACTAAGTCCAAAGTCAAAGACCCACTTGAGATTGAACAACTCGCTGATATTCTCGATGATTTTAAGATG ATACTTGTTGTTAGAAATGATCTTAAAATGGGTAAAGGAAAGATTGCTGCTCAATGCAG TCATGCAACGTTGGGTCTCTACAAAAAGGTTCTTTATCGAGCTCCAAAGGCTTTAAATAG GTGGGAGATGTCTGCACAGCCCAAGGTTGTTGTCAAAATTGAAAGTGAAGAAGATATGCTGGCTTTGCAA GCTAGGGCTAAATCTCTGAAGTTACCAACTCATATCACAATAGATGCTGGTAGAACACAGATTGCACCGA aTTCCAGAACAGTGATGGCAATTCTCG GACCTGTTGAAGTGGTAGATGAGGTAACAGGTGGACTGAAACTTCTATAG